Genomic window (Gymnogyps californianus isolate 813 chromosome 2, ASM1813914v2, whole genome shotgun sequence):
TATCATATTTAAAGTAGATAAATTTGTTTCACAGATTCAGTTCCTCCCAGATGTTGACCAAGCTCATCCTTTTTCATGTTACTGAAAACTTTCAAATGCCTGATCAaagcatttttgcagaaaatacatGTATTGTTTATACACAAAAAAGCAGGCAGTTATGTTCAGAGGTAATCTCAAGTACATTTATACAGTTGACCACATGTCACAAAGAACTCAATACAGTGGATAATCTCTTCTGTCAGGACTGCATGGACTACTTCCTCATTTATGTATGTTATTATAACCTACATGGGAAAACAGTATTAGGATAAGGTATTTTTCTGTGACTAGCTGCTGTAATACGAAGGGAGGCCAATCCCGTGTTACCAAGCCAGTTCTTTCTTTATCACCAGCAAATGCCATAAGGACTGCTAGTTGTATTTAAGACTGCAGTTTGAGTGTGTAACACCAAAGTATATAAGGCTGCAGTTTTCTTGTGGGCAAAAaggtgtttatatatatatatatatatatatgcatatgtatacacacTTATGTAAGTAAATAATCTTCTTCATCTGACTTCAGGCAGAGGCTGACAGCATTCCGACTCTGCAACCATTTAGGAATAAATGTGaacctgtgtttcttttttgtgttgtaaGTACATCACAtcagtttcttttaatgtgCTGCCTACGTTTGCCTTAATTTTTCAgtagattaaaaagaaatgtgaagttGTACAAATCATATCTTTACATTTTACAGTATGTAGGATCATGTCATCAGATGTTGTTTACCTGAGGCTGTTTCCCATGCCTAAATGTGTGGTTCTCGAGCACATTTTTGTTGTGGCTGCTGCACATACAGCCACAGAAGATTTGTGGTAGCCACAGTTTTGGTAGTTACTTAGTGAGAAATCCATGTAAGTTTTCCAGGGTTGCCTCACATAAAGTGCCTCCACGTGGCTACActgaaatgattattttatgCACACTTTCCCTCAGGCAAAGAGTTTACATTTCCTGCCACTTCAAGGTTTTTaagataaacaaataaaactgtgtttttcaaACCTGAGCAATTGTAACAATTAATCATATATTTATTATCTCTCACTGATGGATACAGAAGGATTGTTCTCCTAGGACTCCACTGTAGAACACTGCTCACTTAGGAGGCAGTGCATTTTTTGACTTGAGGGTGCCAGGATTTGAATTCCCACAACTAGGGGCCAAGAACAACGATACTTTCAGGACACTTTCAGGTTTGAATCTGAACGCTGCCAAGTGAAGTTAGCAGTATCTTTGATCACCAGTAGTTAGCTTCACTATGGTGCTCCTGAATGTGACAGAGCACGCACTGAAACGTAACGCAAATAAGAAGATAGAAAACTCCATGTTATAGAAATTAAGAGCTAGCAAATTCCATATTTGCATTTACTTCTGACTGTACTACTAATGGTGAGCCTAGAAATAAACATGGAAAATTAGGtagagaaggaaggaagtaaaagcaagaaagcgTCATTCTGGACTAGTAGAGGCAGTAGTAGCTTTGGTATTCACTTCAGTGGGCATAGGAAGTGGTCCTGTTGCTGCATAGCAAGATATAGCATGTTCCAAAACTCAAGTAAATGCATAAACTAAGTGACGAGAACTCACCAAGagtgttattttctcttttacagaATGGCAAAATTATTGCAATAGTGAGAGGTGTAAATGCTCCTCTTATaagtaagaaaataacagaGCTAGTGCAAGAAGAGAGGGAAATTGCAGCTGGACAGAAGGAACGTGCCAAGGTACTCACAAAACAGATACTTAAATataaatgagtatttttattacacttACATGGTTTCTTTCCATGCCTGTGATAGTGGTTTTggtaatgtttcattttttgtatttttttcttaacagtaaAGTGACATATGGGGGGGGTTAGAGATTTCCATTAAACAGTACTTTATAAAAACTTAAGAAATTTACAAGTTAGCCTATTAATGCAAGAAATGGAGAGATGGACTAAATGTCACTAGCACATAGAGGTTTtagtcatcttttttctttcagaactgagtatttttcatatataacTTAGTAACAGTGTATCGTATGAAACAAATAAAGACATGGGAAATAGTCATGTCATTGCTTATTTTGAGTGGAAATGGAGATCAAAGAACTCTACTTACAGTAAAAGGAATCTTTTAACAAACTATAGCTCAGTTAAGGAAAATCAGGCTAACCCAAGGTCTTTCGTAAAATTGCTTGCTTTCCAGGGTAGCAAATATGTTCTTACATTAAGATAAAAGTGTTGTAAAGATCTGACAGCTGTGTTTGGTGACTTCAGCTTTGCACTGGTGATGTACTTTTACTCTATTTGCAATTACCTTAGGTAGATGAACTTGTTTTCCTAGAAGACAAATCATCAGAAGAGACTGTGGAGGAGACTGTACCTGAGGGTAAATGcatatgatttattttagaaatgttaacagaaagaaaaagagcaaatgtCTTTTTAGTTGTTTGATTAAGAATTGGGTATGTCCAGCACCAATAGATCTTCCTTTGATTGGGTTAATAATATGACAGGCTATGATTGAGGATATCAAACTGAGGGGAAGCTTTCTTCTGTAAGGAATTAAGATATCGGACTGTCATCATTAGTACTTTCACCCCCTGCTTTGGGAACCTTCAGACTTCGGGTCCCTGGCACATAGCAGCAGTGCCATGTGCCAGGGAATTTTCCTGTGTAAAAATAGTGCCTGAAAGTCACTTCTACACAGTCCCTGTGTTAGCTATGCTCTTTTGTTGAGGTGGTGTTTGTTAACCCTTGGATGTTCTACAGGAATACCAAGATGGGGGCAACCTGAGAGGATTGGAAGAGTTAATCTGTGAAGGAATGGCATGCCTTGTatctcagattatttttaattaactcttTCACCGGATTAGATTTAAGAGCTAAAGAACAGACTTACATAAGAGCATAAATCCACGATAGTAGGATAAGGTtccaaaaagactgaaaaacaagcaCCATCCTGTTTGTGAGTCTCATGTCTATGATTTATCTCAGGCTTGTCATGAGCTGGGACCTACATCTTTTCTATTCTTATTGTTATCTGTGGCTACTGAAGCTTCCTACTGCTTCATATATGCACAGAATGCTGTTCAGCAACGTTGAGATGGAATAAACTCCTCCATCCTCTCCTTCTGCTTGATTCTTTTCCTGTGAGAAGGCATTAGATCACAGTCACGGATTAAGTCAtgtcccttctccttcctcttcatgCCTTCTTTATTGTATGGTTCAAGTGACATATTCCTGACCTCAGCtttagcttatttttttttacataaaccCTCTGAGACCTAGTAGTACAGCATTACAAATCCTTTAGCAAGTATATACAGACTTCACACTAATCCACAGAACCTAAATGTGCGGCAAAATCAGGGAACAGAGTTTTCAGCTTGGGTTCAGCTTCAGGGTAGGGGATCCCACAGAAGCCATAATACACTAATATTTTGTGGTAATATTTTCCTTATCACATGCAGGTGCCTATGAGTGTTTTCTAGTATTGGAAACAAGTAGTAGTCTGGTGTTTCCGTTAGAGCTATCATTAAGTTGTTCTGCAGTGTTTGGGATCTGATTGAATTACATTCTAATGCTTAACTGTAAACCTCAGATTCTGCAAAGATGATGTAGTTTATATTCTCTTCTGACCACTTTCTGTGATTTTGCAGGGATCTGTATGCTATGGATGTTGTAACAGTATGTCTACAACCAGGAACATCTCTTGTTTTAAACATTAGATTGTGTTAGCAAGCATGTGTTACTTCAACAGTTACTTGTTGCAAATGACTTCAGCATCCACAGTGCTGAGGAAACAAACATCTACTATGACaagaaatgtatattttacTGGAAATCTCCAATATTCATACAGATTTTCACTTGGTGAATTTTCCTTAGTAATATTCATTCCTTTCACATTTCTAATCTTGTACATACAGAGATCCCCAGACAAAGCATCCATCTTAAACTGCAGTTTTTCCACCACATCTAGCTGCATGTGAACCATTTCTCCACCGCATTACCCAAAACGCCAGTGGTTCATCAGGAATGTGGATTCCAGAGATCCCTAGACAAAGCATTCATCTTAAACTGCAGGTTTTCCACCACATCTAGCTGCATGTGAACCATTTCTCCACCGTATTACCCAAAACACCAGTGGTTCATCAGGAATGTGGATTCCAGGGATGGACAAGGATGGTCCTGCACTCCAAGACACGCTTTAAGTGCTGGAGTCACTTATTTTTTGGAATCACTGTTTGGCCATCTCAATATTGAAATGGAGAATTATCTAGAGAACCCCACTTGTAAGTAATGGAAAATTTAgttgtgtatttattttgataaatgTATTCATTGGcacaattttttcccttttccagaagAAGTAGTCAGATATTCTGTTGGAATTATAAAACCTGATGATGTCTTAGAGGGACGCgtagaagaaattaaacaaaaggtAGATAGAATTTGAAAAGATTCATTCATCCTATTTAGTTAAGAGGCATAGTAGCAAGATGCAAGATTAAGTAGATCCTAATTTATGCCTAGGGTTTAGAACAAGATCTGTTAATGCTTCTTTGATAAGGATGATAAAAGCATGATAATTTTGACCTGAAATAATACGGTATTCAGATTAATACTattgctttaatattttatgtaagtAGATGAGGTATGACATTGATTCGTACTGTGCTGATCAGCGACACATGAAATCTACAAAcagaaaagtctctttttttcctcatattgCAATAGAAATGAGAACTAGAGATTGTGGTGGTGAAGTCAAATCTTCACACAGCATCTTAAAGAATTGTAGGCACACATAAATCAACTAGCCAGTTCCTTATGGAGGAGAGTGTGTGCACAGACACGTATGACAATATATGCGTGTAGATGGTGAGGTTAATTCATGTGCACTAGTAATTGTACGCTAATATTTGTCAGTAGTGCAATATTTGTTCCTGCAGTGAAGAATGCGATTCCAGCAAGTATGCAAGGGTGCATCCAAGGATTCAGTATTTAAGCCATcacacagtgaaagaaaaattcttttgcctttcagaaTATGATACTATAGTAATGCTCGTTTCAATTACAGGAATTTCTCACTGTTTCTGTTACAAAAATGCCTCATAACACTATATATCAAGATAAAATtatgctaattttaaaaagtgttatgACAGGGCCAGTGacctttgcaggaaaaaaaatcagagcgTTGTATATGTTGTTTCTGCAATTATTCTACCTTGgccagaaaggaaggaagctcagtaaaggcaaaaaaagcagactGTGCTTGAAAGCAATTTAgctggagctgagcagctgcTAGCTGGCTCTGCCTTTGCACTGCCTTATGAGGTGTGTACCCATACTGTTTCCACACTCAAACTTGTCGAGGCAGCCTGGAAACACTCAGCAGCATCATACAGGCTTTTAAAGAGCAGAGTGCTGGTAAGCAGGCTAATATGGGCATATGATCAGTATTGGGGCTGGGTAGTGCCtttgttgtttaaatattaGTATATGGTATAAACCTCATACCAGTGGACTATAAATTTTGATATAGGTCATGTAAGTGTGCATCTCTTATACTTGAATTTAGTGCAgtaatgtaaattaaaatagataatcataaaatagattttatttttgtttatttgttgtttCTAAAGCCAAATAGTTTAGCCTAATACAACAATTCTTGACAAGTACACATTTATATGACTACTATGATTATAATATAGTTTATAATAACATTTTTAGAAGTGGTTGCATGTTAATCACTCACAATGGTTAAAACAAGTTTATTCAATGTTAAATAAAAGGGATTATTAACTACTGAATGAATACATACATTGAACTGCACTACATttttcacaaacatttcctTAGTGGACATTGTAATCTTGAATTTAGTGCTTTGAAAAGCTGGAACTTCAGTTTAGGCATACATAGCAGTTATATTTCGAATACTTCAGAGAATTTTAAACTTAAGATAACTTCCAAAATCAATCTTTAGATTTACAGTAACATATGATTTTGTATATATCCATTTTCAAATGCCACTGAGTAATAACTGAATAATTGCAGATTAGAGATGCAGGATTTGAcattaaaacagcagaagagaaaatgctaACTGAAGAGCAAATCAGAGTGTTCTATGCCCGGAATAAAGAACAggtaaaaacaaactaaaaacccaaacaaaaggAACAGGTAAAACATATCACTGTAGCTATATGTGTTTGCAAATCCCTGTCTTGTAAATTTTTAGTATGTTGAAGAACTGAATTAATGTAGATTTAGTACATATTAAAAAGGAGAtattatctctctttttttcttaccaaCTCATACAAATATGGCTTGGTAGCACTCTAACATTCCAACTGAATTAAACTGAACTCCAATTAAATACCAAAAGATTTTGTGGTTCTTTATGTTATCAGAATGTATATGACCCTTAGTCATGACCCTAAACATAGGCTGATAGGTGCTGAAATgtaacacaaaaccaaaatgcagtCATCTATATGACAGTATGTATCTATTTGACACATACTCTTTCAGCCAGAAAATAAGTGATAgtatatattacattttttcttctttacgTCTTTTATCATGGGGCAGTACTGGGAATAAGCACATGcacaggcagaaagagaaagcatctccattgaattttatttttctggcgCTATCCTATATTAGGGGACAACAAATAGCTAAGAACAGACAGAAAGTtcaagaaaacaatgaaattatgCTGGTCACCATTAAATGGCAGTGGTCTAGCAAACTAGCACCTGGATATTGTCAAGTGCTTTGGCAGTGTGATAGCTAAAGTTAACTCTACAGAAGGATCTGAATCACAAAAATGAAGCTGCTTAGCAAATATTTATACCTTCTCCTATTTAAGATCTGCATATGATAGACAGAGGCTGGAATTATATGCAGACAACTAGTTCATTTGATATTATTGGAGGGACCAATGGAAGGGATCAATGAAAGGGTTGGCATAATCAAAAGAAGAAGCTGGGAAAGTGTTCCTGTGGCATTCCAAAAGAATGAGAGTGAGACAAGATGGTTCCTACTGaagccagagggaaaaaagaaatctgatagTAATCACCAGATGGCTGCACTATGGTTTAGAAAGGAAGCAACAGGGAGAGCTTGTAAGGAATCGTGAAGAGCTTGGTTTTGGCAAAGCTGGGATTCTAGTTTAGACAGAGATAGTTTTGAAATAGAggttaaaaaaagtcatcttcATGGGAACAGCAGCCAGATTTGAGATTAGTTAGGTGTAGAGGGAGACGTGGGAGgaacaaagacagagaaaaagcatgCAATGTTTGATATATGGCAGCACTACTACACCGTGGCAGATCCTAACCAACATTAGGACAGGGAGAATAACAAAACTACTATGAACTATTAGAAGTGGTCCAGCAGGGCCTATGTGTATTGAGAAGCCAATTATTTGCCATTCTTTAAGTGTaattttaagctgaaaaataattatgttaaAGTGACAATATAGAATATAGATTCCTTTGTGCTCAGTGGGCAAAATTATTCCTGATTTAATACTCTGCAAGCTTGCTGAAGATCCAGAGGCTGCCTATTATAACAGAATGGAGACTCAAGGCAATAGACCTTCAGATATAACTGGAAGtagaaattgtttccttttaatgatGAAGCTGGATGATCCAGGACAGCCAAATCTAGTAGCCACATCTATTTCTTCTAATGCGAGCAAGCATACTTTTGAAGCCACAACAGTATAAATACTCCCTTTATGCATCGTACTAAATGTTTTTATACTTGCATTCCTTCTGACTCTTGCATTTGTTCATCTTGTGAAATGGGTTAAGTGCATGCATAGATATGAAGAtaattgaaagagaaaagcaatgaatTGAAAGCATACATGTGAATATTTCATCCTCGtattattaaaggaaaaatgtaacatACACAATCAAATGAGGGTGACTGGTAAAGAAAAGATTtagtcaaatatttaaaaggagagaagatACTTGAGGAAATTCACAATATTGAAGCAAAAGGTgacatacaaggaaaaaaagattaaaaactcaCAACAActtcaaaagttattttctgattaaaatgtaCATGTATAGGATTGAAGATTGAAACTGAAGGAGTGAAAAGAACATAGCAAAGAGAATGAAGGAAAAGCCTACAAATGTCTTGCAAATATCTCAGTGTTATGTATTTACAGCCAGCTACATGATTTTTAGTTTCAAAAATTATGCATGGACCTGCATTGCAGTTTGTTATGTCACACTATATGCGCTACTGCAAGCATAACATTTGATCACTTTGAGTTTCTAGATCATTTTCTTCACTCttgtcatttgcattttaacCTGGAAGAACATGTGGCACTTGCTTAATGTAGTTCTATGACTTCCTTTATCtcaattaattttgttttagacATTCTATAATGTTGTTGTCCCAAATGATTGATCAAAAAACTTCCCAAACAATTTCACAGTTTTGAGTAATGTATGTGAATGCCATTTTAGAACAGGAATTATAAGTTACTTTGGAAAGGACGGTCATCTCATTTCTGATGATAACTCAGAGTTCCTGCAATTCATAGgggaaaaattatgttttttagCCTGATTTTGATGATTTTGTTCGATTCATGATGAGTGGACCATGCCACATTTTGGTAATCGCTAAAAAAGAAGCAACTGATGCTATTCCTCACTGGAAAGAACTACGTAAATGGAGTGAGAGTGTGCCTGATGAGCCTGAGGCTGAGAAGGCAGACAGGTAACTACCAGTGAACATGTGTATGTATGGTTTAGTTACAGTATTCAGAGCACACCATAAACCAAGGCACATTCTTACAGACACTCACGTGGCCGTTTGTGCAGGGtccagggagcaggcagggttCTTCACAGGACCACCACTAGAGATGCAATCACAGTTCCTGTGGCAACACAGAAACTCCATGCTTCCTAGGTAAAGAACACAAGCAAAGGGCACTGAtctcttgctgtttctgaacTAGCCTTGAATGGGTTGTTAGACCAATGGGAACAGCGCTCACTTCAAAGCTGATGTAGTCTGTGCAATTCCGCTTCATCCTAGTTCACCCAGACAAAGTGACTGCCAGCATTGCCCACTGAGGGTTGCACTCTTGCCCATGTTTACTCCTATGTATGCTGGGAAGCTGTAGATGTGGCCCAAGGGAGACCAGGGGACACCTGAAGCATGCTGTGCTCCCTGGGACCACTCTGTAAAAGCCAGCAAACAAGTGGGagggttttgggttttattcccccctgcccctgccaaGATGCATAAAAACATTGTAAGATACCATcttgaaatgtctgtttttctcCTATGCCAAGTATTTGTAGAGAATTTTTAAAGAGGATGATAGTTGTACACACAGCATCAGATAATGAAGAGAGTGTTCACAAAAATTCGAATATTGGAtcaagttttatatttaaacaagAGATTTACTTAAAGCAACAtgaatttaaatactttgttcCAAAAAAGGACTTGTCAGAAtaattgatatttttattgatgCCTGCTGTATCCCTTTCTGCATTAATTTAGTACAACTGGGGAatattgcattttctgtaaGTGGCCAAGAGTGACTGTATTTACATAGCTAAATAAACCTTAGAAATACAAGCAAGTAACAATGAGAAGTATCTCTGTTAAAGACAATTCTGTAGTGCTATCGTTTTTATGATCATGCTGTACATGGATTAAACACAATCCTTTTATTGATCATTCACTATACACTGTACACTTGTCAGTAGTAATTCTGTCTAGTGAAACAGAGAGACTATTTTGAATAATCTAGAGGGGAATTAGAAGAGCCGCATGGCTGAGATTTCTCTTTCATAGTACATGACAAGGCACTTTTTGAGAAGATTAATGATTCTCTTAGAAACATTACTTTAATCATGAAtctgaatttaataaaaacttaGTTTGGCATTCTACTCTTATGTTTCACTAAACTTTAAGAAAGTACATCTTCAAGAAGTCAACTGTTAAGACAACGCATGCAGTGACTTAAATACTGTATTGCTTTGTGTCTCATTAGGTTGGAAGGAACTGTGGAAACTGAGAGTATATTAAATGCATGTGATGTGCAAGACAGTGTAGAAGATGCCAGCAGACAACTTGCcttctttttcccaaattttGATATAAAGAAGACAGACCAAAAAGTTGAAAAGACTTTGGCCTTAATTAGACCTtctcttttaaaggaaagacGACGTAAGTGTTAATAACTATGTTTTCTATCTAGGGTATATGAAAAGTCTCatactttgaattttaaaaattctaactATTAATGAAATGTTCTTAGGTTATATTGTCTCCCCAGCATTAAGTCAACAGTAAtctttgtcaggaaaaaagttacatggTTAATGTTTTTGATATATTGAGAATGTAAATGTCACTGCTATTTTGTTCCTTTAGTTGATTTTTGAAGAACGTCTTTAGATTGTATATTTGGATGGAATGTTTCTAGAAGACCTCTCAGAGAAGCTGGCATTTTCAAAGTATAGTACAGGGGATCATACCTCCTACCATAATAAAGTACCTGATATTATTCTTGAATGGCAGGTCCAAGGTAGATTAATGGCAAGGTGAAAAAGATCCGACCCAGGATGTTCTATGCTGCATAAGGCAGTGCTGCACAAGGGCAGGCCTATACAGACAACGTTTTacagattaaatgaaaaaatctaCCCCATTAGCATGAAGTTCCATTCAAACAAGTTGCCTTTTCTTCTCAGgcatatatttgcatttcttcctaGATTCTAgatagcatttttatttctaacttgAGAATCTCTGTACTTGAAATAACCTATACACAGAGATCTGAAAGACTACAATTTTGTCCTCTTcttgtgtatttgttttcttgattgTTATCTAGTATGTTGCTTAGAGCAGCAGTTCTGCAGTCCATGTGTAGGTAATTATAGAGTAATTTTGACTTGTGCCACATACTGCTTAGTTACGCATGTGTTCTTGTAAGAGTTAAATGAATATCCACCTATTCAAAATCCTTAGACCTTCTTTTGGTGATAGTACCACATATCATATTTCTCAGTCAGGAATTCCTACTGAGGTTTCTGAAGTGAGAGAAAGCCTTAAGAAGGTGAGCATCAGCTTTCTGAGTGTCCAGGCAACTACTGAAGCCCTCTAGCAGTTGctttaaattagttttctgttcttcagttagGAAATTAATTCACCTGTAAAAATTTAACATTATAATTGGAAAGTCCATGTCATTTCTTTGCAAGTGTGCAAATTAATGAATGGATGGCAATTTAGCATTATTTCAATATGTTAAACAGATTCTATCATGCAAAGAATAAAGGATGATGGCTTCAAAATCgcaatgcagaaagaaataatcctATCTGAAGAACAAACACGTGAATTTTACAAAGAGCATGAAAATCAAGACTACTTCCCAGTCCTTCTAGAGCAAATGACCAGGTACGTcgaatgaaaaatgagaatgtgGATATATAAATAAGACTGAAATTTTCACAATGAATAATTAGCCTGAATAATACCTGGCTACAAGATACCCATGTATCTGAGAGTTTAGTAAAACTCAAAACAGGATCAGATAACTGCAGATAACGAGATAATTCCCAAGTCTAGCAGATAAATAAATGAGGCTTTTGAAAATTACTAGCTACTCCATATCTCTGTATGTATGATGTTGAAGTCAGAGGCCAATTCCATTGACTTGGGTGAAACCAGCTGAGCTGTGCTCTGGCGGGCTGCATTTAGGTTGTCTGTAGGAGAGCTCTGAAATCTTCATCCAGGCTACGTGCTGGATTCcttggggaggaaaaataaatcatgtttgGATATTGCCTTCATATGAAGTAGGGATATGGCTGGGACAAAAACTTAGGAGCTGATCAGCATTTTTATGTCTTATAATAAAGACATAGCCCAATTCTATAACATTCTTGCTGTTGTGGTAACATTCAGTaactttgaaatttaaattcGTGTTTAAGCCACATAAGGTTTTATCAGACTGTAGCTGTTTAAACAGAGATTGGTTTTAAAATCCTCCAGTACTAGGGCTTGTTTTCCTAGCCTGGACTATATATAATCAAATTACTTTTACAAATTACAGAGagtttaatattcttttttaatgccaGTTTTCCCATTTTACAGTGGTCCAACTCTTGTACTTGCTCTAACACGAGAAAATGCTGTAGCACACTGGAGAGATTTATTAGGCCCAAAGACTGTTGAAGAGGCTAAGAAGGAAAATCCGAACAGGTAATACTTACAATAGTAAACCATCATTCACAGCTTCCAATTTACTTTCACATTCCTCATCTCAATGAATACCACATTCCAACTGGTGTAACTATAGTGCCATCATCTGGAAACTGATAtatatttctgcagtttgttAAGCTTTTCTTGGAAGAAGTGTTGTATTACACATAGAAACTATAgcattttttgagaaataatgaCTGCCAAACATAATGAAAAGCTGAGTTTAAAAAAGGTTATTCATGTGAAAGGAGGTCTCTTGAGTCAGAGAAATAATATTGGTAATATCTCatacttactatttttttttcttgaaatagcACCATTATTTTTTAGAACAGATGCTTATTTTCTCAGCTTAATGAAGTCTTTGTGTTagtagaatattttatttgtgaCTGAGTTTCTCCTACACATTTTATAAATGGACATCTTAGTTTTACCTGCTTATCGTGTTGTTCTAAAAAACTGCTGTGATATCATCTTACGTGTTGTTGACAGAAGCCCTGTTTCATTAAGAAAGAACTGGTATTACCTTGGAAATATAACAAGATGAGAGTTGGGAGGGAAGGTGTTCATATTTCAGGTGGTTAATTAAGAAGTTGATGGTTCTTTTTGTACACAATGAAGGCTTCCTACTCCTACAGAGAGATCATCAAACACTTAAGTCGTCAGATCAACATTAATTTATATTCACTGGATTAAGGCTAGTCATAGTTAAAGCT
Coding sequences:
- the NME8 gene encoding thioredoxin domain-containing protein 3, which produces MAGKKKEIQLQAIITNQNQWDEMLLTKGVVVIDVYQAWCGPCKAVVNLFRKLRNEFGEDDVLHFAVAEADSIPTLQPFRNKCEPVFLFCVNGKIIAIVRGVNAPLISKKITELVQEEREIAAGQKERAKVDELVFLEDKSSEETVEETVPEEEVVRYSVGIIKPDDVLEGRVEEIKQKIRDAGFDIKTAEEKMLTEEQIRVFYARNKEQPDFDDFVRFMMSGPCHILVIAKKEATDAIPHWKELRKWSESVPDEPEAEKADRLEGTVETESILNACDVQDSVEDASRQLAFFFPNFDIKKTDQKVEKTLALIRPSLLKERRHSIMQRIKDDGFKIAMQKEIILSEEQTREFYKEHENQDYFPVLLEQMTSGPTLVLALTRENAVAHWRDLLGPKTVEEAKKENPNSLRAKYAVNNIPIGQLHGSSTPDDAQKELQFFFPQEHTLALIKPAAAMKHKDDIMQKVKDAGFTISKIKEEALTHEMATQFYKDHKGKPFYEQLVTCMTEGPSVIMVLTKQNAVEEWRQLMGPTDPEVAKETSPESIRAHFAQDILSNAVHGSSNREHALKSIECVFGEIDID